The region GGCCAGTCGCTGGTTCAGGCGCTGGACCCGCTGCTGCGTAAACGCGTGGTGCTGATCGATACTGCCGGCCTTCAGGCCAGCGATCCGGCATTGCGCATGCAGCTCGAAAGCCTGGCCGGTCGTGGCATCAAATCAAAAAATTATCTGGTCCTGGCAACCACCAGCCAAAAACAGGTTCTAACCGCCGCTTATCACAGTTACAAGCGTTGCGGGCTCGCTGGCTGCATCCTGACTAAACTGGATGAAACGGCGAGTCTGGGCGAGGTGTTGAGCCTGGCTATCAGTCATGAATTGCCGGTGGCTTACCTCACCGATGGTCCGCGTATCCCGGATGATTTGCATCTGCCGCGACGTCATCAGTTGGTCAGTCGCGCGGTCAGCGTGCAAATGCAGGAAGAACCCAGCGAAGAAGCCATGGCTGACATGTTCGCTGATATTTACCACAGCCCGACCAAGCAGGTTGGCTGAGGTACTAATGAACAGTTTTTGTACCTACATCGATGGTCTGCCATGCATTGTTCAGTTGATGAACGCGCAGCCAGTAATGTGGCCTCCGTCTATGCAAGACAAGGTAAAGAAATAACATGGGCAGCATGCATCCCGTACAGGTGATCGCGGTGACCGGCGGCAAAGGTGGCGTCGGGAAGACTAACGTGTCAGTGAACTTGTCCCTGGCTCTAGCTGAGCTCGGCCGGCGCGTCATGCTGCTGGATGCCGATCTGGGGCTGGCGAACGTCGACGTTCTGTTGGGACTGACGCCAAAACGTACCCTGGCCGACGTGATCGAAGGCCGCTGCGAGCTGCGCGACGTTCTGTTGCAAGGCCCGGGCGGTATTCGCATCGTCCCGGCCGCTTCCGGTACCCAGAGCATGGTTCATCTGAGCCCGGCCCAACATGCCGGCCTGATCCAGGCCTTCAGCGATATCGGCGACAACCTCGACGTACTCGTGATCGACACAGCTGCCGGTATTGGTGACTCGGTAGTCAGTTTTGTCCGCGCCGCCCAGGAAGTGTTGCTGGTGGTCTGCGATGAGCCGACCTCCATCACCGACGCCTACGCGCTGATCAAACTGCTGAATCGCGATTACGGCATGAACCGCTTCCGCGTCCTGGCCAATATGGCCCAGAGCCCGCAAGAAGGTCGCAACCTGTTCGCCAAGTTGACCAAGGTCACGGACCGCTTCCTCGACGTCGCCTTACAATACGTCGGCGCCGTGCCTTACGACGAAAGCGTGCGCAAGGCCGTGCAGAAGCAACGTGCCGTCTACGAAGCCTTCCCGCGCTCCAAGTGCGCCCTGGCGTTCAAGGCGATTGCACAGAAGGTCGACACCTGGCCACTGCCGGCCAACCCGCGCGGGCATCTGGAATTTTTCGTCGAGCGTCTCGTGCAACAGACCGCAGGACCCGTCCTATGACAGCCAGTGGCTACAACCTCTACAAGAAGTCGGCACGTGACTCGCAGTACGAGCTGATCGAGCGTTACGCGCCACTGGTTAAACGCATTGCTTACCACTTGCTGGCACGTTTGCCGGCCAGTGTTCAGGTGGAAGACCTGATCCAGGCCGGGATGATCGGCCTGCTTGAAGTATCGACCAAATACGACGCCAGCAAAGGCGCGAGTTTCGAGACGTACGCGGGCATTCGAATCCGCGGCGCGATGCTCGATGAAGTACGCAAAGGGGACTGGGCGCCACGTTCGGTCCACCGCAATACCCGCATGGTCAGCGACGCAATTCGCTCGATTGAAGCTAAAACCGGCCGTGACGCTAAAGATCACGAGGTTGCGGCCGAACTCCAATTGAGTCTCGACGATTATTACGGGATTTTGAACGACACCTTGGGCAGCCGCCTGTTCAGTTTCGACGACCTGTTGCAGGACGGCGAACACGAAGGGCTGCATGAGGACGGCGCCAGTGCTCATCTGGAGCCGTCACGCGATCTGGAAGATGAACGTTTCCAGGCTGCGTTGGCGGACGCGATTGCCAATTTGCCGGAGCGTGAGCGACTGGTGTTGGCGCTGTACTACGACGAAGAGCTGAACCTCAAGGAAATCGGTGAGGTCCTGGGGGTCAGCGAATCGCGTGTCAGCCAGTTACACAGCCAGTGCGCGGCCCGTTTGCGGGGGCGTTTGGGGGAGTGGCGAGCGCGCTGAAGGCAGTGTGGGGACACTGCGAACGAGGCTGGTGTGGTGTTGAACTGCAGCGGTCTCGATCTGTTGTGCTCCAGACAGTCATTTGAGTGCTTTGCCGGATTGATTGAAGTGGCGTGTCCAGGTGCTGGGCGCGTTTAAGACTGCTTGGAGGTCGAATTGGACAAGAACATGAAAATCCTCATCGTTGATGACTTCTCAACGATGCGGCGGATCATTAAAAACCTGTTGCGTGACCTTGGGTTCACCAACACGGTCGAGGCTGACGATGGCATCACTGCCATTCCGGTTCTCAACAGCGGCAGCATCGACTTTCTGGTAACGGACTGGAACATGCCTGGCATGACCGGTATCGATCTGCTGCGCCACGTGCGCGCCGATGAAAGACTCAAGCACCTGCCGGTGCTGATGGTGACTGCTGAAGCCAAGCGCGAGCAAATCATCGAAGCGGCCCAGGCCGGTGTAAACGGCTATGTGGTCAAACCCTTCACGGCCCAGGCGTTGAAAGACAAAATCGAGAAGATTTTCGAACGCATCGGTTGAGAAACTGCGCCACGGGGGAGCTATGGACCATAACGAATCTTCACAGGGCGACTTTGAGTCGACCCTGAAAAAACATGCCCGCGAACTGGTCGACAGCCTTGAAAAAGGCAAGTTTGGCGACGCTGTGCAACTGATCCATGAGCTCAATCAGACCCGTGACCGCGGCCTGTACCAGGAAGTGGGCAAGCTCACTCGTGAGCTGCATAGCGCGATCGTCAATTTTCAGATTGACCCGCACATGCCGCAAGCCGAGGAAGTTTCGCAGATCACGGACGCCACCGAGCGTCTGGGTTATGTGGTCAAGCTGACCGAGGCCGCAGCCAACCGCACCATGGACCTGGTGGAAAACGCCACGCCGCTGGTCAACGGCCTGAGCAATGAAGCCCAGGCGTTGAGCACCGACTGGGGACGGTTCATGCGTCGCGAAGTCGGGGCTGAAGAGTTCCGTGAGCTGGCGCGGCGGGTCGACGGTTTCCTGACACGCAGCAGCGAAGACAATCGCGTGGTGTCGAGCAACCTGAACGACATTCTGCTGGCTCAGGATTACCAGGACCTCACCGGTCAAGTGATCAAGCGCGTGACCCAATTGGTCACCGAAGTTGAAAGTAACCTGCTCAAGCTCGTGCTCATGGCCAGTCAGGTAGACCGCTTTGCGGGTATCGAACATGACCGTGAAGCGATGCTGGCTGAAAAAGATCCGCAAAAACATCTCTCTCAGGGTGAAGGTCCGCAGATTCATGCCGATAAAAGAGAAGATGTTGTGTCCGGTCAGGACGATGTGGACGATTTGTTATCCAGCCTAGGATTTTAGAGTTTTAGAATTTCAGGTTTTTTAGGTTTTTAGACCTTAGGAGCACCCCCTTAATGAGCTTCGGCGCCGATGAAGAGATCCTTCAGGATTTCCTGGTTGAGGCCGGCGAGATTCTAGAGCAGCTGTCCGAACAACTGGTTGAGCTGGAAAGCCGACCGGATGATGCGGACTTGCTCAATGCAATTTTTCGCGGTTTCCACACTGTAAAAGGGGGCGCCGGCTTCCTCCAGCTCAATGAGCTGGTGGAGTGCTGTCACATCGCCGAGAACGTGTTCGACATCCTGCGCAAGGGTGAACGACGCGTCGACTCGGAACTGATGGACGTGGTTCTCGAAGCGCTGGACGCAGTGAACGGCATGTTCACCGAAGTCCGCGAACGCAGTCCGATCACGGCTGCCACTCCAGAATTGCTTGCGGCACTGGCCCGTCTGGCCGAGCCGCAAAGCGCCGATGCAGCGGCTCCGGTTGCTGACGCGGTGGAAGAACCGGCCGCTGAAAGCGAGTCGGGCGACATTACCGATAACGAATTCGAACAACTGCTGGACTCGCTGAATGCCGTCAAGGCTCAGGCCGAGGCCCCGGCGGCTGCTCCTGCACCGGCCGCCGATGCATCGGCCAGCGACGAAATCACCGACGCCGAGTTCGAGTCGTTGCTCGATCAGCTGCATGGCAAAGGCCAGTTCGCGGTCGATGCCGTGGCCGCGCCTGCTGCCCCGGCTGCCCCGAAAGCGCCGGGCGACAGTTCGGACATCACCGACGACGAATTCGAAGCACTGCTCGATCAACTGCACGGCAAGGGCAACTTTGCTGTGGACGCGCTGGAATCGGCCATTGCCTCGGCACCGGCCCCGGCGGCGCCAACCGCTAAAGCGGCCGGCGGTGATCTGATTTCCGATCACGAGTTCGAATCGCTGCTCGACGAGTTACACGGTAAAGGCAAGTTCACCGAAGTCGGCACCGGGGCAGTGGTTTCCGCGCCAGTCGCCAAGGCGCCTGCCGCTGCCGCGAAACCTGCGGCTAAAGCCCCTGAGCCTAAAGCTGAAGCGCCGAAACCGGCGGCTGCGGCTGCTCCGGCACCTGCTCGCGCCGCACCGGCGGCACCGCCACCGGAAAAACCGGCCAGCGAAGCCGAGACCACCGTGCGGGTTGATACTGCGCGGCTGGACGAGATCATGAACATGGTCGGCGAATTGGTACTGGTGCGTAACCGCTTGGTTCGCCTGGGCGCCAACAGTGCCGACGAGGCCATGTCCAAAGCTGTGTCGAACCTCGACGTGGTGACGGCTGACCTGCAAACCGCGGTCATGAAGACCCGGATGCAACCGATCAAGAAAGTCTTCGGGCGCTTCCCGCGCCTGGTTCGAGACCTGGCTCGCCAGCTCAAGAAAGAGATCAACCTGGAACTGGTCGGCGAAGAAACCGACCTCGACAAGAACCTCGTCGAGGCCCTGGCCGACCCGCTGGTCCACTTGGTGCGCAACGCGGTCGACCACGGCATCGAGTCGCCGGAAGAGCGCGAAGCGTCGGGCAAGGCCCGCGGTGGCAAGGTGATCCTGGCCGCTGAACAGGAAGGCGACCACATCCTGCTGTCGATCTCCGATGACGGCAAAGGTATGGACCCGAACGTCCTGCGTGCCATCGCGGTAAAACGCGGTGTGATGGACAAGGACGCGGCCGATCGCTTGAGCGAAACCGAGTGCTACAACCTGATTTTCGCACCGGGCTTCTCGACCAAAACCGAGATCTCCGACGTGTCGGGTCGTGGCGTGGGCATGGACGTGGTGAAAACCAAGATTTCCCAGCTCAACGGTTCGATCAACATCTACTCGACCAAGGGCCTGGGCTCGAAGATCGTCATCAAGGTGCCGTTGACCCTGGCGATCATGCCGACGCTGATGGTCATGCTCGGCAACCAGGCGTTTGCGTTCCCGCTGGTGAACGTCAACGAGATCTTCCACCTCGACCTGTCGCGCACCAACGTGGTGGACGGCCAGGAAGTGGTGATCGTGCGGGACAAGGCCCTGCCCTTGTTCTACCTCAAACGCTGGCTGGTCAGCTCCGCCGCTCACGAAGAGCAGCGCGAGGGCCATGTGGTGATCCTGTCGGTGGGCACGCAGCGGATCGGCTTTGTCGTCGATCAACTGGTGGGCCAGGAAGAAGTGGTCATCAAGCCATTGGGCAAAATGCTTCAGGGAACCCCGGGCATGTCCGGCGCCACCATCACTGGTGACGGCCGCATCGCGCTGATTCTCGATGTCCCGAGCATGCTCAAGCGTTACGCCGCACGGCGTATTTGATTCTGGCGGGGCGGGGCGACTGAGCCTCGCTCCGTCTAATGGAGTGTTTATGGTAGTCAAAGTCCTGGTGGTGGACGATTCGGGGTTTTTCCGCCGCCGCGTCTCGGAAATTCTTTCAGCGGATTCGAACATCCAGGTTGTCGGTACGGCGACCAACGGAAAAGAGGCGATCGATCAGGCGCTGGCCCTCAAGCCAGACGTGATCACCATGGACTACGAGATGCCGATGATGGATGGCATCACGGCGGTGCGGCACATCATGCAGCGCTGTCCGACCCCGGTATTGATGTTCTCCTCGCTGACGCACGAAGGCGCCCGGGTCACCCTGGATGCGCTGGACGCTGGTGCGGTGGATTTCCTGCCGAAGAATTTCGAAGACATCTCCCGCAACCCGGAGAAGGTCAAGCAACTGCTGTGCGAGAAGATTCTCAGCATTTCGCGCAGTAACCGTCGCGCCAACACCTACACCGCCCCAGCCCCGGTCGCCGCGCCAGCCCCGACGCCTGCGCCTTCGAGCGCCAGCAGTTATGGCAGCAGCGCGCCTGTGCGTCCGGCACCGGCACCGATGCCAACTCGCAGCTATGCGCCTGCGTCGTCCAGCCCGTCGTCACCTGCGCCGAAACGCAAAGCCTACAAACTGGTGGCCATCGGCACGTCCACCGGCGGCCCGGTTGCCCTGCAACGGGTCTTGACCCAGTTGCCGGCCAACTTCCCGGCGCCGATCGTGTTGATCCAGCACATGCCGGCGGCCTTCACCAAGGCCTTCGCCGAGCGTTTGGACAAGCTCTGCCGCATCAGCGTCAAGGAAGCCGAGGATGGCGACATCCTGCGTCCTGGCCTGGCGTTGCTGGCGCCCGGTGGCAAGCAAATGATGATCGATGGCCGTGGCGCGGTGAAAATCCTGCCGGGTGACGAACGTCTGAACTACAAGCCGTGCGTGGACATCACGTTCGGTTCGGCAGCCAAGTCCTACGGCGACAAAGTTCTGGCGGTCGTACTGACCGGCATGGGCGCCGATGGCCGTGAAGGCGCACGCCTGCTCAAACAGGGCGGCAGTGCGATCTGGGCCCAGGATGAAGCGAGCTGCGTGATCTACGGCATGCCGATGGCCATCGTCAAAGCTGATCTGGCGGACGCGATTTACAGCCTGGACGACATTGGCAAGCACCTGGTTGAGGCCTGTATCTGATGGATGTACTCAGCCTGATCGGGATCATCATGGCGTTTGTCGCCATCATCGGCGGCAACTACCTTGAAGGCGGTCACCTCGGCGCACTGGCCAACGGCCCGGCGGCGTTGATCGTCATCGGTGGGACCATCGGTGCGGCGTTGTTGCAATCGCCGATGAGCGCTTTCAAGCGCGCCATGCAAATCCTTGCCTGGATCCTGTTTCCACCGCGTGTGGATCTGGCCGGTGGCATCGATCGCGTCGTGAACTGGAGCTTGACCGCCCGCAAGGAAGGTTTGCTGGGGTTGGAAGGAGTGGCGGACGCCGAACCGGATAACTACTCGCGCAAAGGCCTGCAATTGCTGGTGGACGGCGCCGAGCCGGAAGCGATTCGCAGCATCCTGGAAGTGGATTTCTACACCCAGGAAAGCCGCGACATTGAAGCCGCCAAAGTCTTTGAAAGCATGGGCGGCTACGCGCCGACCATCGGCATCATCGGTGCGGTGATGGGCTTGATCCACGTCATGGGCAACCTGGGCGATCCATCGCAACTGGGCAGCGGCATCGCCGTCGCCTTCGTCGCCACCATCTACGGCGTGGCCAGTGCCAACCTGGTGTTGCTGCCGGTCGCGTCCAAGCTCAAGTCCATCGCATTGCGTCAGTCGCGTTATCGCGAAATGTTGTTGGAAGGGATTCTGTCGATCGCCGAAGGTGAAAACCCTCGCTCTATTGAGTTGAAGCTTCAGGGCTTCATGGATTGATGGGAGACATGGACCATGGCACGTCGCCGGCAACCTGAAGAACACGTCAATCACGAACGCTGGCTGGTGTCCTATGCGGACTTCATCACCTTGCTGTTTGCGTTCTTCGTGGTGATGTACTCGATCTCTTCGATCAACGAAGGCAAGTACAAAGTCATTTCGGAAGCGTTGATCGGCGTGTTCACCGACTCGGATCGCGCCGTCAAGCCGATCCCGGTGGGTGAAGAGCGGCCGATGACGGTTACCCCGGCCAAGCCGTTGGTCAAAGACGCCGAACAGATTGATGCCGGCATCGCGGGCGCCAGCGATCCGCTCAAAAGCATCGCCGATGACATCAGTGCTGCGTTCGGCGACCTGATCAGCTCCAACCAGATGACCGTGCGTGGCAACGAACTGTGGGTCGAGATCGAACTCAATTCCAGCCTGTTGTTCGGCAGCGGCGACGCGATGCCCAGCGACATCGCCTTCAACATCATCGACAAGGTCGCGGCGATCCTGAAGCCGTTTGACAACCCGATCCACGTTGAAGGCTTTACCGACGATCAACCGATCCGCACCTCGCAGTACCCGACTAACTGGGAGCTGTCCTCGGCTCGTTCGGCGAGCATCGTGCGCATGCTGGCGATGCAAGGTGTCAACCCTGGCCGCCTGGCGTCGGTGGGTTACGGCGAATTCCAGCCTGTGGCCAACAACGCCACGGCAGAAGGCCGGGCGCGCAACCGTCGGGTGGTGCTGGTGGTGTCGCGAAATCTCGATGTACGCCGCAGCCTCACCGGTACCGGAACCGCCAATGCGAAACCGGATGCCGCGTTGAAGCGTGCTGGCACACAAACTGCACCGACCCCGGTCAAGTCGCCGGGACGAGAGAGCGCCGTCAATTCTCCGTCACCCGCATTAATACGTTGAGCTATTTCTCGGTCGGCGTTATCGACCGGGAGGAATATCCGAATGAGAGTCTGGGCAGTTGCCAATCAAAAGGGTGGTGTTGGTAAAACCACTTCCTCTATCGCTTTAGCCGGTTTGCTGGCCGAGGCGGGGAAACGTGTGGTCATGGTTGATCTCGACCCACACGGCTCGATGACCAGCTATTTCGGCTACGACCCCGACAGCCTGGAACACAGCAGCTACGACCTGTTCCTGCACAAGGGCAGCGTGCCTCAGGGCCTGCCCGGTCAGTTGTTGATGCCCACCAGTCATGAAAATATTTCGCTGTTGCCATCGAGCACCGCGCTGGCGACCCTTGAGCGTCAGTCGCCAGGCCAAAGTGGCCTGGGCCTGGTGATCGCCAAGAGTCTGGCGCAATTGTGGCAAGACTTTGATTACGCCGTGATCGACAGCCCGCCGTTGCTCGGTGTGTTGATGGTCAACGCCTTGGCCGCGAGCCAGCAGTTGGTGATCCCGGTGCAGACCGAGCATCTGGCCGTCAAAGGCCTTGAGCGCATGGTCAACACCCTGGCGATGATCAACCGTTCGCGCAAACAAGCGTTGCCGTTCACCATCGTCCCGACCCTGTTCGATCGCCGGACCCAGGCGTCCCTCGGGACCCTGCGCGTGCTGCGCGACAAATACCCGGAAGAAATTTGGCAAGGTTACATCCCGGTCGATACCCGTCTGCGCGATGCCAGCCGGGCCGGGGTCACGCCTTCGCAATTCGACGGCAAGAGCCGTGGCGTTCTGGCTTACCGCGCACTGCTCAAGCATCTGCTGACCGCACAACTCGTTCCGGCGGTGGCCTGACATGAACCCAATTCGCGTAGGAGCTGCCGCAGGCTGCGATCTTTTGATCCTGCTTTGTGACACCTTCGAATCCGCCAAAAGATCGCAGCCTTCGGCAGCTCCTACACAGGTGCGCGCATGAACCGGCCGGTGAAGGTCACCTCGCGTCCGCAACTGGCGCTCCAGTCTTATCTGGACAGCTTGCTGATGGAGGCGACTGAAGAGTTGCTGCCGGAAGTCGAGGCGGTTTCTGAAGTCGTTGAGGTTGTCGCAGTCGTCGAGGCCGAGGCCGCACTGGACGAGTTCCAGTTGGCGGTGCTCGAAGAACAGGCCCGTGATGCGCGGCCACCGGCGACCGTTGCCGCGCCAGCCGTTGCGCCCGTCGTTGAAAAAGCACCGGTTGCCGTGATCGAAGCCCCGGCACCGATCCTGGCGCCGGTATCGACCATCGCACCGCTGCTACAAGCCTTGGTGCCGCCGGTGGTCGAAGTCCACTTGCCGCCGAGCAACACGCCGCCACCGGTGGAAACCGATGGCCGCCCGTCTTGGGCTGCCGAGCCGTTCGAATGCCTGTTATTCGATGTCGCCGGGCTGACCCTGGCTGTGCCGCTGGTGTGCCTGGGCTCGATTTATTCCCTGGCCGGCCACGAACTGACGCCCCTGTTTGGTCAGCCGGAATGGTTCCTCGGGATCCTGCCGAGCCAGGCCGGCAACCTGAAAGTGCTGGATACCGCACGCTGGGTCATGCCGGACCGTTACCGCGATGACTTCCGCCAAGGCCTGCAATACGTTATTTCGGTGCAGGGCTACGAGTGGGGGTTGGCGGTGCATCAAGTCAGCCGCTCGTTGCGCCTGGACCCGAACGAAATCAAATGGAGAAGTCATCGAGGTCAGCGGCCATGGCTCGCCGGCACGGTGATTGAGCACATGTGTGCATTGCTGGACGTTTCCGCACTGGCCGAATTGATCGCCAGCGGTGGGGCAAAGCACATGGGCGGCAGTAAGCCGCTACATAAACCGACATAGCAGCCGACATAACAAGTAGGCGACGGCATTGTTGAATGCCGCCACACAGACACACACCGCCAAGCGCGGTTTTCTAGGGGTCAGGTATGAGCAGTCAAGCGACGAATGCAAAAGGTTCTGAAGATCCGATCCTGCAATGGGTAACCTTCAAACTGGACAATGAAACCTACGGCATCAACGTGATGCGCGTTCAGGAAGTCCTGCGTTACACCGAAATCGCCCCGGTCCCGGGTGCCCCGAGCTACGTGCTGGGCATCATCAACCTGCGCGGTAACGTGGTCACCGTGATCGACACCCGTCAGCGCTTTGGCCTGATGAACGCCGAGATCAGCGACAACACCCGTATCGTCATCATCGAAGCCGACAAGCAAGTGGTCGGGATCATGGTCGACAGCGTCGCCGAAGTGGTTTACCTGCGTCAGTCGGAAATCGAGACGGCGCCGAACGTCGGTAACGAAGAATCCGCCAAGTTCATCCAAGGCGTGTGCAACAAGAACAACGAACTGCTGATCCTGGTCGAACTCGACAAGATGATGAGCGAAGAAGAATGGTCGGATCTGGAGAACATCTGATTGATTCTTGAGGTTGCGGTCATTGTCCTGTTCCTGTTTTGGGCAGGCACGCTGGCGATGTTCCTGGCGTACATTCGCGGTCAGCGGCTGATCGCCGCGCAACAGGCCGAGGGCGATGCGCTGCGCGATCAGCGCATCAAGGACCTGGCCAAGCGCGTCGACAACTACCAGAACGGCAACGTGCGCATGGGTGAAGACCTGCACGAACTGCGTGCGGTGGTCGGCCCGTTGCCGGACAAACTCGCTCAGCTGGAACAGCGCGATCCTTCGAGCCTGTCGTTTGCCCAAGCGGCGCGACTGGTGGGAATGGGCGCGAGCGTCGATGAACTGACTCAGTCGTGTGGCTTGACCCAGGCTGAGGCGGAGTTGATGAGTAAGCTTCACAAGAGCTGACGCCTGTCAGAGCTCGTTCCCACGCTCTGCGTGGGAATGACTCTGGGGACGCTCCGCGTTCCGCTGTTGAATGTGACGCAGAGCGTCACGGGCTGCATCCCCACGCAGAGCGTGGGACCGATCCTGCCATTCGGGACGGATATATTTATCTGTCCCTGCCTTCCTCCCTGACGAATGCTGATGTCAATTAAACAGCGATGTTTAAAAGACATCTCCAGACATTCTCCGCGGCTACACATCCTTGCGCCGCTGCCTACGGC is a window of Pseudomonas sp. 10S4 DNA encoding:
- a CDS encoding protein-glutamate methylesterase/protein-glutamine glutaminase is translated as MVVKVLVVDDSGFFRRRVSEILSADSNIQVVGTATNGKEAIDQALALKPDVITMDYEMPMMDGITAVRHIMQRCPTPVLMFSSLTHEGARVTLDALDAGAVDFLPKNFEDISRNPEKVKQLLCEKILSISRSNRRANTYTAPAPVAAPAPTPAPSSASSYGSSAPVRPAPAPMPTRSYAPASSSPSSPAPKRKAYKLVAIGTSTGGPVALQRVLTQLPANFPAPIVLIQHMPAAFTKAFAERLDKLCRISVKEAEDGDILRPGLALLAPGGKQMMIDGRGAVKILPGDERLNYKPCVDITFGSAAKSYGDKVLAVVLTGMGADGREGARLLKQGGSAIWAQDEASCVIYGMPMAIVKADLADAIYSLDDIGKHLVEACI
- a CDS encoding flagellar motor protein, translated to MDVLSLIGIIMAFVAIIGGNYLEGGHLGALANGPAALIVIGGTIGAALLQSPMSAFKRAMQILAWILFPPRVDLAGGIDRVVNWSLTARKEGLLGLEGVADAEPDNYSRKGLQLLVDGAEPEAIRSILEVDFYTQESRDIEAAKVFESMGGYAPTIGIIGAVMGLIHVMGNLGDPSQLGSGIAVAFVATIYGVASANLVLLPVASKLKSIALRQSRYREMLLEGILSIAEGENPRSIELKLQGFMD
- the motD gene encoding flagellar motor protein MotD, coding for MARRRQPEEHVNHERWLVSYADFITLLFAFFVVMYSISSINEGKYKVISEALIGVFTDSDRAVKPIPVGEERPMTVTPAKPLVKDAEQIDAGIAGASDPLKSIADDISAAFGDLISSNQMTVRGNELWVEIELNSSLLFGSGDAMPSDIAFNIIDKVAAILKPFDNPIHVEGFTDDQPIRTSQYPTNWELSSARSASIVRMLAMQGVNPGRLASVGYGEFQPVANNATAEGRARNRRVVLVVSRNLDVRRSLTGTGTANAKPDAALKRAGTQTAPTPVKSPGRESAVNSPSPALIR
- a CDS encoding ParA family protein — its product is MRVWAVANQKGGVGKTTSSIALAGLLAEAGKRVVMVDLDPHGSMTSYFGYDPDSLEHSSYDLFLHKGSVPQGLPGQLLMPTSHENISLLPSSTALATLERQSPGQSGLGLVIAKSLAQLWQDFDYAVIDSPPLLGVLMVNALAASQQLVIPVQTEHLAVKGLERMVNTLAMINRSRKQALPFTIVPTLFDRRTQASLGTLRVLRDKYPEEIWQGYIPVDTRLRDASRAGVTPSQFDGKSRGVLAYRALLKHLLTAQLVPAVA
- the fliA gene encoding RNA polymerase sigma factor FliA, with the translated sequence MTASGYNLYKKSARDSQYELIERYAPLVKRIAYHLLARLPASVQVEDLIQAGMIGLLEVSTKYDASKGASFETYAGIRIRGAMLDEVRKGDWAPRSVHRNTRMVSDAIRSIEAKTGRDAKDHEVAAELQLSLDDYYGILNDTLGSRLFSFDDLLQDGEHEGLHEDGASAHLEPSRDLEDERFQAALADAIANLPERERLVLALYYDEELNLKEIGEVLGVSESRVSQLHSQCAARLRGRLGEWRAR
- a CDS encoding chemotaxis protein CheW, translating into MSSQATNAKGSEDPILQWVTFKLDNETYGINVMRVQEVLRYTEIAPVPGAPSYVLGIINLRGNVVTVIDTRQRFGLMNAEISDNTRIVIIEADKQVVGIMVDSVAEVVYLRQSEIETAPNVGNEESAKFIQGVCNKNNELLILVELDKMMSEEEWSDLENI
- a CDS encoding chemotaxis response regulator CheY gives rise to the protein MKILIVDDFSTMRRIIKNLLRDLGFTNTVEADDGITAIPVLNSGSIDFLVTDWNMPGMTGIDLLRHVRADERLKHLPVLMVTAEAKREQIIEAAQAGVNGYVVKPFTAQALKDKIEKIFERIG
- a CDS encoding DUF2802 domain-containing protein is translated as MILEVAVIVLFLFWAGTLAMFLAYIRGQRLIAAQQAEGDALRDQRIKDLAKRVDNYQNGNVRMGEDLHELRAVVGPLPDKLAQLEQRDPSSLSFAQAARLVGMGASVDELTQSCGLTQAEAELMSKLHKS
- a CDS encoding chemotaxis protein CheA encodes the protein MSFGADEEILQDFLVEAGEILEQLSEQLVELESRPDDADLLNAIFRGFHTVKGGAGFLQLNELVECCHIAENVFDILRKGERRVDSELMDVVLEALDAVNGMFTEVRERSPITAATPELLAALARLAEPQSADAAAPVADAVEEPAAESESGDITDNEFEQLLDSLNAVKAQAEAPAAAPAPAADASASDEITDAEFESLLDQLHGKGQFAVDAVAAPAAPAAPKAPGDSSDITDDEFEALLDQLHGKGNFAVDALESAIASAPAPAAPTAKAAGGDLISDHEFESLLDELHGKGKFTEVGTGAVVSAPVAKAPAAAAKPAAKAPEPKAEAPKPAAAAAPAPARAAPAAPPPEKPASEAETTVRVDTARLDEIMNMVGELVLVRNRLVRLGANSADEAMSKAVSNLDVVTADLQTAVMKTRMQPIKKVFGRFPRLVRDLARQLKKEINLELVGEETDLDKNLVEALADPLVHLVRNAVDHGIESPEEREASGKARGGKVILAAEQEGDHILLSISDDGKGMDPNVLRAIAVKRGVMDKDAADRLSETECYNLIFAPGFSTKTEISDVSGRGVGMDVVKTKISQLNGSINIYSTKGLGSKIVIKVPLTLAIMPTLMVMLGNQAFAFPLVNVNEIFHLDLSRTNVVDGQEVVIVRDKALPLFYLKRWLVSSAAHEEQREGHVVILSVGTQRIGFVVDQLVGQEEVVIKPLGKMLQGTPGMSGATITGDGRIALILDVPSMLKRYAARRI
- a CDS encoding CheW domain-containing protein, with translation MNRPVKVTSRPQLALQSYLDSLLMEATEELLPEVEAVSEVVEVVAVVEAEAALDEFQLAVLEEQARDARPPATVAAPAVAPVVEKAPVAVIEAPAPILAPVSTIAPLLQALVPPVVEVHLPPSNTPPPVETDGRPSWAAEPFECLLFDVAGLTLAVPLVCLGSIYSLAGHELTPLFGQPEWFLGILPSQAGNLKVLDTARWVMPDRYRDDFRQGLQYVISVQGYEWGLAVHQVSRSLRLDPNEIKWRSHRGQRPWLAGTVIEHMCALLDVSALAELIASGGAKHMGGSKPLHKPT
- the fleN gene encoding flagellar synthesis regulator FleN, whose product is MGSMHPVQVIAVTGGKGGVGKTNVSVNLSLALAELGRRVMLLDADLGLANVDVLLGLTPKRTLADVIEGRCELRDVLLQGPGGIRIVPAASGTQSMVHLSPAQHAGLIQAFSDIGDNLDVLVIDTAAGIGDSVVSFVRAAQEVLLVVCDEPTSITDAYALIKLLNRDYGMNRFRVLANMAQSPQEGRNLFAKLTKVTDRFLDVALQYVGAVPYDESVRKAVQKQRAVYEAFPRSKCALAFKAIAQKVDTWPLPANPRGHLEFFVERLVQQTAGPVL
- a CDS encoding protein phosphatase CheZ, whose product is MDHNESSQGDFESTLKKHARELVDSLEKGKFGDAVQLIHELNQTRDRGLYQEVGKLTRELHSAIVNFQIDPHMPQAEEVSQITDATERLGYVVKLTEAAANRTMDLVENATPLVNGLSNEAQALSTDWGRFMRREVGAEEFRELARRVDGFLTRSSEDNRVVSSNLNDILLAQDYQDLTGQVIKRVTQLVTEVESNLLKLVLMASQVDRFAGIEHDREAMLAEKDPQKHLSQGEGPQIHADKREDVVSGQDDVDDLLSSLGF